A DNA window from Equus przewalskii isolate Varuska chromosome 12, EquPr2, whole genome shotgun sequence contains the following coding sequences:
- the HAGH gene encoding hydroxyacylglutathione hydrolase, mitochondrial isoform X2 — protein sequence MGAGAGADWPRRQRAPARPSRSRLPAALVMVLGRRLLGRRSFAALGAVCARRGLGAAFLGSVLRQAEVRKSLMVEEGSMKVELLPALTDNYMYLIIDDDTKEAAIVDPVQPQKVVETVKKHGVKLTTVLTTHHHWKSTPLRRRPLCGCRSLHFLSRACHSMPLSHLSHPHVQGYFSDTALLQCRSPHLMFVLEQNAKPSPKGSSRAGPPPPSHLWVVALTLSQISDGCAEDGHAEASADPPMCISPQGQRSSGRASCYLGPLEEAGGGCVVRGRCARAIGKPSPCPGKAALPMLDTPGPALN from the exons atgggcgcgggcgcgggcgctgATTGGCCGCGGCGCCAGCGTGCGCCCGCCCGCCCCTCGCGCAGCCGCCTGCCCGCCGCTCTGGTCATGGTGCTGGGCCGCCGGCTGCTGGGCCGCCGGAGCTTCGCAGCGCTGGGAGCCGTCTGCGCCCGCCGCGGCCTGG GTGCAGCCTTTCTGGGAAGCGTTCTCCGTCAGGCGGAAGTAAGGAAGAGCTTGATGGTGGAAGAGGGCAGCATGAAGGTCGAGTTACTGCCTGCCCTAACCGACAACTACATGTACCTGATCATCGATGATGACACCAAGGAGGCCGCCATTGTGGACCCAGTGCAGCCTCAGAAG GTTGTGGAAACAGTGAAAAAGCACGGCGTGAAGCTGACCACAGTGCTCACCACCCACCACCACTG GAAATCCACGCCCCTCCGCCGGCGCCCTCTGTGTGGCTGCAGGAGCCTCCACTTCCTGTCCCGAGCCTGTCACAGTATGCCTCTCTCCCACCTAAGTCACCCCCACGTCCAAGGCTACTTTTCTGACACAGCGCTGCTTCAGTGTCGTTCTCCACACCTGATGTTTGTGCTAGAACAAAACGCTAAACCAAGCCCTAAAGGGAGCTCCAGGGCGGggcccccgcctccctcccacTTATGGGTGGTGGCCCTGACGTTGTCACAGATCAGCGATGGGTGTGCGGAGGATGGGCATGCTGAGGCCTCTGCTGACCCTCCCATGTGTATCAGCCCTCAAGGGCAGAGGAGCAGCGGGCGGGCCTCCTGTTATCTCGGCCctctggaggaggctggaggtggaTGTGTGGTGAGGGGCAGGTGTGCCCGGGCGATAGGAAAGCCCTCGCCTTGTCCTGGAAAGGCTGCTCTTCCCATGTTGGAcactcctggccctgccctgaaTTGA
- the FAHD1 gene encoding oxaloacetate tautomerase FAHD1, mitochondrial → MAASRPLSRFWEWGKNIVCVGRNYADHAREMQSAVPSEPVLFLKPSTAYAPEGSPVLMPAYSRNLHHELELAVVMGRRGRAVPEAAAMDYVAGYALCLDMTARDVQDECKKKGLPWTLAKSFTGSCPVSAFVPKEKIPDPHNLKLWLKVNGELRQEGETSAMIFSIPYIISYVSKIMTLEEGDIILTGTPKGVGPVKENDEIQAGIHGVVSMRFKVERPEY, encoded by the coding sequence ATGGCAGCTTCCAGGCCGCTGTCCCGCTTCTGGGAGTGGGGAAAGAACATCGTGTGCGTGGGCAGGAACTACGCGGACCACGCCAGGGAGATGCAGAGCGCCGTGCCGAGCGAGCCCGTGCTCTTCCTGAAGCCGTCCACCGCCTACGCCCCCGAGGGCTCGCCGGTCCTCATGCCCGCCTACAGCCGCAACCTGCACCACGAGCTCGAGCTGGCCGTGGTGATGGGCAGGCGCGGTCGCGCCGTCCCGGAGGCCGCGGCCATGGACTACGTGGCGGGCTATGCCCTGTGCCTGGACATGACCGCCAGGGACGTGCAGGACGAGTGTAAGAAGAAAGGACTGCCCTGGACTCTGGCCAAGAGCTTCACGGGCTCCTGCCCCGTCAGCGCGTTCGTGCCCAAAGAGAAGATCCCTGACCCTCACAACCTGAAGCTCTGGCTCAAGGTCAACGGCGAACTCAGGCAGGAGGGTGAGACATCCGCCATGATCTTTTCCATCCCCTACATCATCAGCTACGTTTCTAAGATAATGACCTTGGAAGAAGGAGATATCATCTTGACTGGGACACCAAAGGGAGTAGGGCCTGTTAAAGAAAACGATGAGATACAGGCTGGCATACACGGGGTCGTCAGTATGAGATTTAAGGTGGAAAGGCCAGAATACTGA
- the HAGH gene encoding hydroxyacylglutathione hydrolase, mitochondrial isoform X1, giving the protein MGAGAGADWPRRQRAPARPSRSRLPAALVMVLGRRLLGRRSFAALGAVCARRGLGAAFLGSVLRQAEVRKSLMVEEGSMKVELLPALTDNYMYLIIDDDTKEAAIVDPVQPQKVVETVKKHGVKLTTVLTTHHHWDHAGGNEKLIKLEPGLKVYGGDDRIGALTHKVAHLSTLQVGSLNVKCLSTPCHTSGHICYFVTKPNSSDPPAVFTGDTLFVAGCGKFYEGTADEMYKALLEVLGRLPPDTRVYCGHEYTINNLKFARHVEPNNAAIQEKLAWAKEKYSIGEPTVPSTIAEEFTYNPFMRVREKTVQQHAGETDPVTTMRAIRKEKDHFKVPRD; this is encoded by the exons atgggcgcgggcgcgggcgctgATTGGCCGCGGCGCCAGCGTGCGCCCGCCCGCCCCTCGCGCAGCCGCCTGCCCGCCGCTCTGGTCATGGTGCTGGGCCGCCGGCTGCTGGGCCGCCGGAGCTTCGCAGCGCTGGGAGCCGTCTGCGCCCGCCGCGGCCTGG GTGCAGCCTTTCTGGGAAGCGTTCTCCGTCAGGCGGAAGTAAGGAAGAGCTTGATGGTGGAAGAGGGCAGCATGAAGGTCGAGTTACTGCCTGCCCTAACCGACAACTACATGTACCTGATCATCGATGATGACACCAAGGAGGCCGCCATTGTGGACCCAGTGCAGCCTCAGAAG GTTGTGGAAACAGTGAAAAAGCACGGCGTGAAGCTGACCACAGTGCTCACCACCCACCACCACTG GGACCATGCTGGCGGGAACGAGAAGCTGATCAAGCTAGAGCCTGGATTAAAGGTGTACGGGGGTGATGACCGGATTGGGGCCCTGACTCACAAGGTCGCGCACCTGTCCACACTGCAG GTGGGGTCTCTGAACGTCAAGTGCCTGTCGACACCGTGCCACACTTCTGGACACATCTGCTACTTTGTGACCAAGCCCAATAGTTCCGACCCCCCTGCTGTGTTCACAG GTGACACCTTGTTTGTGGCCGGCTGTGGGAAGTTCTATGAAGGGACGGCAGATGAGATGTACAAAGCCCTGCTCGAGGTCCTGGGCCGGCTCCCTCCAGACACA AGAGTGTACTGTGGCCACGAATACACCATCAACAACCTCAAGTTCGCTCGCCACGTGGAGCCCAACAATGCCGCCATTCAGGAGAAACTGGCCTGGGCCAAG GAAAAGTACAGTATCGGGGAGCCCACAGTGCCGTCCACCATAGCGGAGGAGTTCACCTACAACCCATTCATGAGAGTGAG GGAGAAGACTGTGCAGCAGCATGCGGGTGAGACGGACCCTGTGACCACCATGAGGGCCATCCGCAAAGAGAAGGACCATTTCAAGGTGCCCCGGGACTGA
- the HAGH gene encoding hydroxyacylglutathione hydrolase, mitochondrial isoform X3: MVEEGSMKVELLPALTDNYMYLIIDDDTKEAAIVDPVQPQKVVETVKKHGVKLTTVLTTHHHWDHAGGNEKLIKLEPGLKVYGGDDRIGALTHKVAHLSTLQVGSLNVKCLSTPCHTSGHICYFVTKPNSSDPPAVFTGDTLFVAGCGKFYEGTADEMYKALLEVLGRLPPDTRVYCGHEYTINNLKFARHVEPNNAAIQEKLAWAKEKYSIGEPTVPSTIAEEFTYNPFMRVREKTVQQHAGETDPVTTMRAIRKEKDHFKVPRD, encoded by the exons ATGGTGGAAGAGGGCAGCATGAAGGTCGAGTTACTGCCTGCCCTAACCGACAACTACATGTACCTGATCATCGATGATGACACCAAGGAGGCCGCCATTGTGGACCCAGTGCAGCCTCAGAAG GTTGTGGAAACAGTGAAAAAGCACGGCGTGAAGCTGACCACAGTGCTCACCACCCACCACCACTG GGACCATGCTGGCGGGAACGAGAAGCTGATCAAGCTAGAGCCTGGATTAAAGGTGTACGGGGGTGATGACCGGATTGGGGCCCTGACTCACAAGGTCGCGCACCTGTCCACACTGCAG GTGGGGTCTCTGAACGTCAAGTGCCTGTCGACACCGTGCCACACTTCTGGACACATCTGCTACTTTGTGACCAAGCCCAATAGTTCCGACCCCCCTGCTGTGTTCACAG GTGACACCTTGTTTGTGGCCGGCTGTGGGAAGTTCTATGAAGGGACGGCAGATGAGATGTACAAAGCCCTGCTCGAGGTCCTGGGCCGGCTCCCTCCAGACACA AGAGTGTACTGTGGCCACGAATACACCATCAACAACCTCAAGTTCGCTCGCCACGTGGAGCCCAACAATGCCGCCATTCAGGAGAAACTGGCCTGGGCCAAG GAAAAGTACAGTATCGGGGAGCCCACAGTGCCGTCCACCATAGCGGAGGAGTTCACCTACAACCCATTCATGAGAGTGAG GGAGAAGACTGTGCAGCAGCATGCGGGTGAGACGGACCCTGTGACCACCATGAGGGCCATCCGCAAAGAGAAGGACCATTTCAAGGTGCCCCGGGACTGA